The Hymenobacter sp. 5317J-9 genome has a window encoding:
- a CDS encoding tetratricopeptide repeat protein: MNEHFENHRAVLDTVRRFEQMVAQQEPVFFDLEDFENIIDHYVTNAAFDKALQACEAALGQYPFSTELLIDRAQVTAMRGDYSEAERQIDEVAALDPTNADVAVTRGIISTQRGEFAEAVEFFRAGLEQEPEREDIHFNLGLAFQSWQKFKSAAKHYKQSLRLNPDNETGVQELLHCLDITGRLEEHEEFFKRFTDDDPYSATAWYNLGQYWYRREDFAKAAEAFDFAVTISPDFHDAHHWLADTFVCQQEYRKAIPEFELAYPPGQPTDEALCNIGECYEKLRDWEPARKYYRQALEINPQMDEAWFGQGVLLQEQGRWFEAIHYFRKATELYADSGEYWSALGAAENHVGNVVSALESYEKATEVAPDDVQGWVSWSAILYEQGHYSEAVDLVRHAVNLHPMEAHFHYMLCAYLLADGRMREAYTTLETALTLNYEQHVLLFDYFPELREQPGLKKLIEQFRK; encoded by the coding sequence ATGAACGAACATTTTGAAAACCACCGGGCTGTGCTGGACACCGTTCGTCGTTTCGAGCAGATGGTGGCGCAGCAGGAGCCCGTATTCTTCGACCTGGAGGACTTCGAAAACATCATCGACCACTACGTCACCAACGCGGCGTTCGACAAGGCCCTGCAGGCCTGCGAGGCCGCATTGGGCCAATACCCGTTTTCCACCGAACTGCTGATTGACCGCGCCCAGGTGACGGCCATGCGCGGCGACTATTCCGAAGCCGAGCGCCAGATTGACGAAGTAGCTGCCCTGGACCCTACCAATGCCGATGTGGCCGTGACGCGCGGCATTATCAGCACCCAGCGCGGCGAGTTTGCCGAGGCGGTGGAGTTTTTCCGGGCCGGCCTGGAGCAGGAGCCCGAGCGCGAGGACATTCACTTCAACCTGGGCTTGGCATTTCAGAGCTGGCAGAAATTCAAGAGTGCAGCCAAGCACTACAAGCAGAGCCTGCGCCTCAACCCCGACAACGAAACCGGCGTGCAGGAGCTGCTGCACTGCCTCGACATCACGGGCCGGCTGGAAGAGCACGAGGAGTTCTTTAAGCGCTTCACCGACGACGACCCGTACTCGGCCACGGCCTGGTACAACCTGGGCCAGTACTGGTACCGCCGCGAAGACTTTGCGAAAGCGGCCGAGGCGTTTGACTTTGCCGTGACCATTAGCCCCGACTTTCACGATGCCCACCACTGGCTGGCCGACACCTTTGTGTGCCAGCAGGAGTACCGCAAGGCCATTCCGGAGTTTGAGCTGGCCTACCCGCCCGGCCAGCCCACCGATGAGGCCCTGTGCAACATTGGGGAATGCTACGAGAAGCTGCGCGACTGGGAGCCCGCCCGCAAGTACTACCGCCAGGCCCTGGAAATAAACCCTCAAATGGACGAGGCGTGGTTTGGCCAAGGCGTGCTGCTGCAAGAGCAGGGCCGCTGGTTCGAGGCCATTCACTACTTCCGCAAGGCCACGGAACTGTACGCCGACAGCGGCGAGTATTGGTCGGCGCTGGGCGCGGCCGAAAACCACGTGGGCAACGTAGTCAGTGCGCTCGAATCGTACGAGAAGGCCACCGAGGTGGCCCCCGACGACGTGCAGGGCTGGGTGAGCTGGAGCGCCATTCTCTACGAGCAAGGGCACTACTCAGAAGCGGTGGACCTGGTGCGCCACGCCGTGAACCTGCACCCCATGGAGGCGCATTTTCACTACATGTTGTGCGCTTACCTGCTGGCCGACGGCCGCATGCGCGAGGCCTACACCACCCTGGAAACGGCCCTCACGCTCAATTACGAGCAGCACGTGCTGCTGTTCGACTACTTCCCCGAGCTGCGTGAGCAGCCGGGCCTGAAGAAACTCATTGAGCAGTTTCGGAAATAA